The genomic window ACagaatcaagaaagaggtgtttctCAGTGGAGTATTGCGCTTGGAAACGGATTCACAATATCCGTGCACACCTCTACTATACTCGTCAATCATATGAGATTCAGGGGCGTGCTGGTGGTGAAATGCCAGGGTCTTCATTCAACAGCGACGTGTGTTGCCATTTCAGCCGAACTTGCTAATTGGTCTAACCGGAGCAACGTGCAAGCTATTCTCGATCCGCAACGCAGCCGTTGGGTGGTCCGCCGGTTTATCTGTAGTTGTGTAATCGCTGAAGAGACATGTGCTAACGTTTGCTAGCGCATAGCATGATCGATCGTCAGAAATGGGAAGCTTCTGGCCGCGGCGTACCTACCCTGAACGGCTGGACCTGGCTACGGTCTCTCTCCAATAGTTCTCTTCTTGTTTCGTTTCTCTTCTCATCGATGACTTGTTGCCAATAATAGCACGTTGGCACAGAGAAGGGATTCCCATTGGCTACTACTGATCGATTGGGCCCTGCCTGTCTCCTTGCTGTTTAAATATTCGATTGGCCAAGAAGATATGGCGCCAGCGAAACAACGAAAACATGATTGGCAGTAGCCCCCGGTTGGCTCTGTTGCGAGTCAGACTTTCTGACCCCGATCCATCCCTGTCTCGAGTCTCCGGAGTAACCCCCGGTTGGCGTCCCACGCGCGGACCTGCATGGCCTTCCGCTTCTTGCCTTCCCGTGTCAACTCAGCTCAGAAGGAAGAACATTTCTACCGATTCTTGTTGTTAGCTACGCCCGCCGCTACCTACATCAGCAAGGCCAGAGTCAAGGCCACTGCCGGCTGCTATGGAAATGGGACCAACGAACAGATACAAGGAGGAGGTGTATCTGAACGGAGCATTGCGCTTGGAAACAGGTTCGTAATATCCGTGTGCACACGATTACTCGTCAATTCGCGTGCAGGGGCGTGCTGATGGTGAAAGGTCAGGGTCTTCATTCCACAGCAAAAGAGAGAAATGTCAGTGTCCAGGGGCTGCATGACGACATGTTAAAATGAAAAAGCTAGCTACTCCAGTGCCGTCTCTCAAGTCTGGACTGAACTAATAAACACAGTTAATGAGTTTAATACTTTAATTACTAGATGCATTGGAAATCATAATTTGCCATGTTGAAGGCCTTGGCATTATTTCTCAGCAAACAAGGTTCGAGGATTTCTGCTAGGTTAATTAtgcttccttttttccttttttgcatTTCTCTGCTGTCCGTGTCTGTCCAGCCGTGACCGTTTTGTCCATCGTTTCTCTTGCTAAGAGCATCTCTCAATCCACCTtgctaagagcatcttcagccgttggcctTCACAGGACGCCTAAAAATcaccccctgggggcgagccggcgacacATTCGGCGCTGGGgccggttttgcgcccagtcgtcgcccccagggcGCCGATATTGGCTCACTTTTTAGCCCCATTTCGGCGAATAGAGCCCATATGgacgagaataggcccatatttggcgtggttcgccgtggctcggcgttcaattatcaacataaatatttttttatcacatatttcatcacagaaaaatcaaatacttcaacaaaatagtacaataACAAATAgctcaatacaaattatatagttcaacaaataaaaactcatatttcatcacacgtcgcgcccggcgttgcccttgagccttcataggtgctctatcagatcttgctgcagttgatgatgcacttgtgggtctcggatctcctgacgcatactgaggtaggcagtccaggttgctggtagctggtgatcaacttgggcaagaggaccctgcatgtggtatggttcagtgtcaaacactagctcttcctgctcgctctcaatgatcacgttgtgcaagatgacacaacaggtcatgatctcccacatttgatctttcgaccaggtctgagcggggtaccggacaacagcaaatcaagattagagcacaccaaatgcccgctcgacatccttcctgcaagcctcctgaatcttcgcaaaccaggcgttcttgcctcctggcacagggtttttgatggtcttcacaaatgtcgatcatctcggatagatgccatgccatcagctagatagtaccccttgttgtagtgcctcccattgatctcgaagttcatcagaggagaatgaccttcaacaagcttggcaaagacaggagagcactgcagcacgttcaTGTCATCGTTGGGCTTGGGCGAGTGCGACGCTGAGGAGACTTCTGCTAACGTTTACCAGCGTATAGCATGATGAGATGGTCAGAAACGGGAGGCTTCTCGCCGCGGCGTACCTACCTAGCTACCCTGAACCTGGCCGGCTCCGGTCTCAAATAGTTTCTTGATTTGTTTCTCCTCTTGGTTGCATCGATCGATCGACGACTTGCCAATAATAGCACGTTCGAGCAGAGAACGGATTCTCATTGGCGAGCAAATCAATGGCAGATCGATATGGCGCGCCCTGCTTCTGCCTGTCACCACACAGTTTAATTATTCGCGAGACGCCAGCGAAGCAACGAAAACATGCTTGTCAGTGACAATCAACGAGCCTGTTGTGGTTCAGGTCCGACTTTCTGACCGTGATCCATCCATCCAGCGCATGCACCGGCGGCCCGCATCTCCCTTTTTCTCCGGGTCTCCGGAGTACCCGGCCGGCTGGCCCCTCCCCCAGTCCGCGTCTCGGCAAGCGCATGTCACCGACCCATCAATCATGCATCACCGATTGAGGCCTTCCCGCTTCTCGCCATATCTCGAGTCAACTCGAAAGGAACAACATTTTTACCGAGTGTTGCAAGGCACCCTCATATTTTACTAGCTCATGCTTTCACTAGCTAGCATATGAACATTGTATAGAGgctgcgtcaattaatttggatcttcaaaagaaagttttttTAATTTGACTCATACTTTATTTTATTAGCCAAAGTTTGACCTAAAATACTACGAAGCCTTACAGACCATGATAGAGGGAGTATATATGCGCTATGTAGGCTACACTGCATTTTACTCGCAAAATCGCTAAAGACTAAACTTTACGCTGCCATTGCCCATGGCTTTTACACACCTAAACGCCATTACGTTTGGTGTTTAGCAAATGCGCCGATCATGCTAAAATTTGGAACACCAAATTTTAGGCCACACATTGCTATTGTTTCAAACACCAATGGCTAGCACTAATTCAGTTCTCATCCTTTAAACAAAACTGACTCAAGCCCTGGTCCGTCGAGCTATCTCAATCTCTTCTTACTTCTTTTTTTGCGAATAATCTCTTCTTACACCCTGGAACCAACATGCGGTTGTGTTTCTATTCCACCAGTGACCGCGTCGATAGCGAAGTCCTCGTTGACTATTTATAATATCTGCACAAAGATTACTCGAACTGATATTTTTGCGTGACTCCCTCTGTTTTCAAAGTACAAGCGTATTGGGCTTTTGAAAACTCAAACTTCTTAAtctttgaaaaaaaatattttgttttttttgctaaaAGGTGTATTAATCTTTTTTTGAAAAGCTaaaaaatataaggtgtattgtttTTTCTAAAAGTCAAACTTCTTAATCGTTCTTAAAACTGAAGTATCTTCaatatatttcgcaaaaaaaaagtatcttcaatattttgaaacagagggagtatgaatTGATAGTTGTGGGTACCGATGTGACATTTTTGTATGAGTAATAATATGATATTTTTGCGTGAGTACTTGTATGAACTAATAGTGTGGTGGACTGGTGGTTACTAATAGTTGCGCTTATCCTTCTACCTTGCCATTTCTGCCTGAATTTCTGAGGCCTAGATGAAATCAAGCTGATCGATGAGTAGAGGTGTGCACGAATCTTGTGACATCTGTTTTCCAAGAGCAATACTCCATTGAGATACACCTTCTTGTTGTCTCCGTTGGCTGGTCCCATTTCCTTAGCAGCCGGTATGGCTTGACTTCTGACCTCGGGCCATCTCCATTTTCATCAGAAGGTGAGATCTCGACACCAATAATATCAATAATATACTCTATCCTCTGCTCCCAGTGTTCCCACATGCGGTGAAGACATGCATAGCGAGCACCATGCATACACATGCATAGCCAGCACCATGCATACATGCATGCACTGATCATAGCCCTATATAAAGGACTCCATATGCCTCATCGCTAACTCATCCACCACAGCTTAGCTGCAACCACCAGTGAAGCACTCTTGATCAACAAACTCTAGCTGATCAGTGCTAGCTAAGCTTGCTACATAGCAAGCCATGGGTTACTCCAAAAACCTAGGGGCTGGCCTGTTTGCCATGCTGCTCCTTGCTCCGGCCGTCCTGGCCTCCGACCCTGACCCTCTCCAGGACTTCTGCGTTGCTGACCTCGACGGCAAGGCGGTCTCTGTGAACGGGCATCCATGCAAGCCTATGTCGGAGGCCGGTGACGACTTCCTCTTCTCGTCCAAGCTGGCCAAGGCTGGCAACACGTCCACCCCGAATGGCTCTGCTGTGACGGAGCTCGACGTGGCCGAGTGGCCCGGTACGAACACGTTGGGCGTGTCCATGAACCGCGTGGACTTCGCACCAGGGGGCACCAACCCGCCGCACATCCACCCGCGCGCTACCGACATTGGCATCGTGATGAAAGGTGAGCTCCTCGTTGGTATCCTCGGCAGCCTCGACTCTGGGAACAAGCTCTACTCCAGGGTGGTGCGTGCTGGAGAGACGTTCCTCATCCCACGCGGGCTCATGCACTTCCAGTTCAACGTCGGTAAGACACATGCCTCCATGGTCGTCTCCTTCAACAGCCAGAACCCCGGAATCGTCTTCGTGCCGCTCACGCTCTTCGGATCCAACCCGCCCATCCCCACACCGGTGCTCACCAAGGCTCTCCGGGTGGAGGCTGGGGTCGTGGAACTTCTCAAATCCAAGTTCGCTGGTGGGTCTTAATTCCTGGGAGCCAGCCCTGAAATGATCAATATATAATTCGATATATGCATGCTGGCGAAATTTAATGATTCTCTGCAGAAGACATGTATTCAAGCTTCTGGTTAAGCTCCATGCAGTTGTATTATCGACCGAATGTGCTGGTGGCTGTCAACCGTTGGGCCTGGACGAGCGAGTGCAATGTGTGTTGCTATTTCAACCTTTGTTTATTTTTTAACACAGTAGATACATAGACTTTTTTACGTATGTACATACACTCATCTTTATGAATGAACGCATGCATGCCCTATTTCTATTAGCACATTTGAGAGACCGAGCcatcatatcatcttgagattgacgaagtcgtcaCTCACATCTTCATAGTCAATGCAAACATCTCCTCCCACTAACATATGCCGCCGCCATCGGGAGacataaaacaaattcaaaaaatacgAGCACCTGCGTCAAGTCTAGGATTTAAATCTTAATAGAGAAGACATGCAACACTCTTGCATGTTCTTGAAGAAAGAAAAATCTCTAGTTCTGTACTCACTTAAGAGAGGGAGAGACATGTGCTAATTAACGTTGAGCGTATAGCATGATTGTACCAACCCTGAACTGAAACTGGCTCCGGTCTCTCTCAAATAATTTCTTGATTCATTTCTGGATGACTTGTTGCCAACAGTATATTTCACGTTCGGGCAGTGAAGGGGTTCTCATTGGCTACTAGTACAAGTGAAGTACGCGCCTGATCGATCATTCAACAAACCAACGATTGATCACAGTTTAAAAATTCGCGAGACGCCAGCGAAACAACTAAAACGTGCTTGTCAGTGACAATCAACGAGCCTGTTGTGTCGAAGAGTCAAGACTTTCTTTCTGACTGATGATCCATCAAGCGCATCGGCCCGCCTCTCCCTGTCTCCAGTCTCCGGTGTACCCGGCCGGTTCGGTAGCCCCTCCGCCAGGTGGAGCACCCGCATGGCCGCATGTCACCATCATCATGATGATGAAATTTCCGAAACACAAAAATTCTGATGTCAGATTTTCAGGCACGACAAATCTGATGTTTTTCATGCCAATTTATATTGACGCGATGATGAAAAATATAGTTTGTAAGCCCGATAATTTTTTGATAAAATAATGAACCGATAGATTTGGCATGCTCGCTAACTAAACTTGTAATCCTCAAAGAACATAATTTGCAATGAGAAACGTTCGATTTGTTATGGTCAAAAATCTGACGTCATATTTATAGTGCAGTCCTAGAATTTAGAACACATTTTTCTGTTTACAAATTTTAGGGTACACATTGCTCGTCTCAAACACCAATGGCTAGCCCTGATTCGACCTCACCCTTTAAGCAGAACTGACTCACACGCCCTGCTCTGTCGAACTATATCAATCTCTGCTTACACCctggaaccaacatgtggttgtATTTCAAGTCCACCAGCGATCGTGTCGATGCCAAGTATTTAGTGACTTCCCCATTCTTGAAGCTGCGCAATTCTAGTTTGCGGTAGTAGATGTCCTGTGAGTGTTTGCATATGGTGAtagtgtgtgcgcgtgtgtgcctGCGCATCTTTACCACGTTCACTTATCCTTCCCGCCTTGCCATTTTTCAAACTTATTGCCCACCTCTCCAAGGCATCCTTTTTTTGGCGAGAAATTttttgatctattcatcaactgctAATTAAGGTAGTACAACAAACAACAGAAGTAAAAAATTACATTCATGTCTGTAGACCACCTAGTGACAACTACAAGCACTGGAACGAGCCCATAAAACACTACAAGGCACACGTTTTAATCTCTATAAAACACTAACCAAACATTTACAATATCTCCACAATGATTGGCCGAACTGATATTTTTGCGTGAGTCCCTCCGCTTTCAAAGTACAAGTGtattaggctttataatttcaatcTTCTTAATCTTTGACCAAGATTATTTGGAAAACAGTAATATATACAATACAGTACGaagttagtactccctccggtcttttttagtctgtatataagttttgtccgaagtcacaatatctctactttgaccaaaattatagaaaaagtatcaacattcacaatgtcaaatcaatattgttagatttatCATGAAATATAGTTTCATGGTATATATATTTGTTGTTGTAGATGTcgattttttaatataaatttgatcaaactttgcaaagtttgacttgacacaaatgtAATATGccgagtaaaaaggaccggagggagtatcattAAATCCACCATCAAATATATTTTGTTTTTTGGTATTGCAAATATTTATATCTATTGCCATAAAATTAGTCAAACATAAAAAGGGTTTTAGAAAAAAAAATACTATTTATATTTTGAGACGTAGGGGGTATGAATTATAGGTGTGAGTAACAATGTAATATTTTTGTatgaatactactccctccgtcccataatataagaacgttttttacactagtgtagtgttaaaaacgttatatttcgggacagagggagtaatatgtTATTTTTGCGCAAGTACTTGTATGAACCAATAATTGTGGACTGGTGG from Triticum aestivum cultivar Chinese Spring chromosome 3B, IWGSC CS RefSeq v2.1, whole genome shotgun sequence includes these protein-coding regions:
- the LOC543323 gene encoding oxalate oxidase 2, whose translation is MGYSKNLGAGLFAMLLLAPAVLASDPDPLQDFCVADLDGKAVSVNGHPCKPMSEAGDDFLFSSKLAKAGNTSTPNGSAVTELDVAEWPGTNTLGVSMNRVDFAPGGTNPPHIHPRATDIGIVMKGELLVGILGSLDSGNKLYSRVVRAGETFLIPRGLMHFQFNVGKTHASMVVSFNSQNPGIVFVPLTLFGSNPPIPTPVLTKALRVEAGVVELLKSKFAGGS